One region of Enterobacter ludwigii genomic DNA includes:
- the hofQ gene encoding DNA uptake porin HofQ, producing the protein MNLRIMLLLLAFCQPLWATVPKPVTLVVDDVPVVQVLQALVAQENRNLVVSPDVSGSLSLNLTRIPWRQALQTVVTSAGLVIREEGGIFYVHTAAWQREQRERSEQERTRRQLDAPLVSQSLSFSYSDAGELQKAAEKLLSPKGSLSLDKRTNRLLVRDNKTVVDTLQRWAAQMDIPVEQVELAAHIVTINEKSLRELGVKWNLADATDAGKVGQFTTLGSDLSVASATSHVGFNIGRINGRLLDLELSALEQKQQVDIIASPRLLASHMQPASIKQGSEIPYQVSSGESGATSVEFKEAVLGMEVTPVVLPGGRVRLKLHISENMPGQVLQQADGETLAIDKQEIETQVEVKSGETLALGGIFSQKNKTGSDSVPGLGRIPWIGQLFRHDGKDNERRELVVFITPRLVGIH; encoded by the coding sequence ATGAACTTAAGGATAATGCTGTTGCTGCTGGCGTTCTGCCAACCGCTGTGGGCCACCGTACCAAAACCCGTCACGCTGGTGGTGGATGATGTTCCTGTGGTTCAGGTGCTACAGGCACTGGTCGCGCAGGAGAACCGTAATCTGGTGGTATCACCGGATGTTAGCGGCTCGCTTTCACTTAACCTGACGCGCATCCCCTGGCGACAAGCGCTACAGACGGTGGTCACCAGCGCCGGACTTGTTATACGGGAGGAGGGTGGCATTTTTTATGTCCATACTGCGGCCTGGCAGCGCGAACAGCGGGAGCGTTCAGAGCAGGAGCGGACGCGTCGGCAGCTGGATGCCCCGCTGGTCTCACAAAGTCTCTCATTTTCTTACTCCGATGCCGGGGAGCTACAAAAAGCAGCCGAAAAACTCCTGAGCCCAAAGGGAAGTTTATCACTCGACAAGCGCACTAACCGCCTGTTGGTTCGGGATAATAAGACGGTGGTGGATACGCTGCAGCGCTGGGCCGCTCAGATGGATATTCCCGTCGAGCAGGTAGAGCTTGCGGCGCATATTGTGACCATCAATGAAAAAAGCCTGCGTGAGCTAGGGGTGAAGTGGAATCTCGCCGACGCCACCGACGCGGGCAAAGTTGGTCAGTTCACCACTCTTGGCAGCGATCTTTCCGTAGCCAGCGCCACCAGCCACGTGGGTTTTAATATCGGGCGAATTAATGGTCGGCTGCTGGATCTGGAGTTGTCAGCACTGGAGCAAAAACAGCAGGTTGATATCATCGCCAGCCCGCGACTGCTGGCCTCGCACATGCAACCGGCCAGCATCAAACAGGGGAGTGAGATCCCGTATCAGGTTTCAAGCGGTGAAAGCGGGGCGACCTCCGTTGAGTTTAAAGAGGCGGTATTAGGGATGGAGGTGACGCCCGTGGTATTGCCGGGGGGACGCGTGCGTCTGAAATTACACATCAGTGAAAATATGCCGGGGCAGGTGCTGCAGCAGGCTGACGGTGAAACGCTGGCGATCGACAAACAGGAGATCGAAACGCAGGTGGAGGTAAAAAGCGGAGAAACACTGGCGCTGGGTGGAATTTTTTCGCAGAAGAACAAAACCGGCAGCGATAGCGTGCCGGGATTGGGTCGCATCCCCTGGATTGGGCAGCTTTTTCGTCATGATGGAAAAGACAACGAACGGCGTGAGTTAGTGGTGTTTATTACACCACGTCTGGTCGGTATTCACTGA
- a CDS encoding DUF2531 family protein, translating into MRNSVRCLLVCSVLTLTGMRDPFRPPDDPCSRGQLLQWHYRGMVAGHETVGILQDGQKRWYRLKTHQRFPVGWQVKAINESALVVDVGDTCEPGQWTWQREGTIKNELKDNAVAAGVLPTAVGHRTKTRHAGGG; encoded by the coding sequence ATGCGAAATAGTGTGCGTTGCTTGCTGGTTTGTTCGGTGCTGACATTGACCGGTATGCGCGATCCGTTTCGCCCGCCGGACGATCCTTGCAGTCGTGGTCAACTGTTGCAGTGGCACTACCGCGGTATGGTGGCGGGTCATGAAACGGTTGGCATCTTACAGGATGGGCAAAAGCGCTGGTATCGCCTGAAAACGCATCAGCGCTTCCCGGTGGGCTGGCAGGTAAAAGCCATCAATGAGTCAGCACTGGTTGTTGATGTGGGTGACACATGTGAACCTGGACAATGGACGTGGCAACGAGAAGGAACGATTAAAAATGAACTTAAGGATAATGCTGTTGCTGCTGGCGTTCTGCCAACCGCTGTGGGCCACCGTACCAAAACCCGTCACGCTGGTGGTGGATGA
- a CDS encoding HofO encodes MDTLLERWCENRPWHRVLCWCLSILFAGLAAWSMLLHPVDRLCAELQRQLMQDARANASLWPAASKIPFSPASPKVQEMQPFSPLDFQGDGMKLVHWKPSQRGGELTLDAEWPAIPTIFSLLAQRDVQVAAFAIAPQDALLRLRLELESDHAK; translated from the coding sequence GTGGACACCCTGTTGGAACGCTGGTGTGAAAACCGTCCATGGCATCGGGTGCTTTGCTGGTGTCTGAGTATTCTCTTTGCCGGGCTGGCCGCATGGAGCATGTTGCTCCACCCAGTAGACAGGCTGTGTGCTGAGCTCCAGCGGCAATTGATGCAGGATGCGCGGGCTAATGCATCGCTATGGCCCGCAGCCAGTAAGATACCTTTTAGCCCAGCCTCTCCGAAAGTGCAGGAGATGCAGCCCTTTTCACCGCTCGATTTTCAGGGGGACGGTATGAAATTGGTTCACTGGAAGCCGTCGCAAAGGGGAGGAGAACTGACGCTGGATGCTGAATGGCCGGCGATCCCGACCATTTTTTCCCTGCTGGCACAGCGGGATGTGCAGGTCGCGGCTTTCGCTATTGCGCCACAGGATGCGTTGTTACGCCTGCGGCTGGAGCTGGAGTCAGATCATGCGAAATAG
- a CDS encoding PilN domain-containing protein, whose protein sequence is MNMTNFIPWRQQRRARCLRFWGAMFVGAWLVMLMVIFCLRINHLVRLHALRAELAGMQSVRHTLMSRQTLTTEVPMPALKRQRHAWQPVLESLASVMPPQVWLTELRYQPPALMLIGYATTLPALSALRDVPGQLDGFTTGPAGEIRQDSQGHWMFTFNLKSER, encoded by the coding sequence GTGAACATGACGAACTTTATACCGTGGCGACAGCAACGGCGGGCGCGTTGTCTGCGTTTCTGGGGCGCGATGTTCGTCGGCGCATGGCTGGTGATGCTGATGGTCATTTTCTGCCTGAGGATAAACCACCTGGTGAGGCTGCACGCTCTGCGAGCTGAACTGGCGGGAATGCAGTCCGTGCGTCACACGCTTATGTCTCGCCAGACGCTGACCACAGAGGTGCCGATGCCTGCACTGAAACGTCAACGACACGCATGGCAACCGGTGCTGGAATCACTTGCCAGCGTCATGCCGCCGCAGGTCTGGCTGACTGAACTGCGTTACCAGCCTCCTGCTCTGATGCTTATCGGGTATGCCACTACCCTGCCAGCTCTTTCTGCGCTGCGTGACGTACCTGGACAACTCGACGGGTTCACGACAGGACCCGCAGGGGAGATCCGCCAGGATAGCCAGGGACACTGGATGTTCACATTTAATCTGAAAAGTGAGAGGTAA
- a CDS encoding DNA utilization protein HofM produces the protein MAFKTWQTGVHIQQDRVLIVALARERTGWCLRRWWVIPLTEGVIREGKICQPEQLVDALRDWRKTLPHHHRVFLSFPAARTLQRSLPRPGIALRDSEQLSWLGAALSRELEIPAETLCFDYVQDTFSNTFHVTAAQNKEVETLLALAKTLRLRLVTITPDASALANLLPAVAPAYCVAWRDEHQWLWAMRHQWGRRFTTEAANVTELAALLALSPGDIALFDSRRDPWETLERCHAPLPECGADYTVALALAMSEVPE, from the coding sequence ATGGCTTTCAAAACATGGCAAACGGGCGTTCATATTCAACAGGATAGGGTGCTCATCGTCGCATTGGCCCGGGAGAGAACTGGCTGGTGCTTGCGTCGCTGGTGGGTAATCCCTCTGACCGAAGGCGTCATTCGGGAAGGTAAAATATGCCAGCCAGAACAGCTGGTTGACGCGTTGCGCGACTGGCGGAAGACGTTGCCGCACCACCACCGTGTGTTCCTCTCTTTCCCGGCAGCACGCACCCTGCAACGCTCACTTCCCCGCCCGGGCATTGCGCTGCGCGACAGCGAGCAACTTTCATGGCTGGGCGCGGCACTCTCGCGCGAACTGGAGATACCAGCAGAAACGCTCTGTTTCGATTACGTGCAGGACACGTTCAGCAACACATTTCATGTTACCGCCGCACAAAACAAAGAGGTTGAAACTCTCCTGGCGCTGGCGAAAACGCTACGTTTGCGGCTGGTTACGATTACCCCGGATGCCAGCGCACTGGCGAACCTTCTTCCCGCAGTTGCCCCGGCGTATTGCGTCGCCTGGCGAGATGAACATCAGTGGCTTTGGGCTATGCGTCATCAGTGGGGACGCCGCTTTACCACAGAAGCTGCAAACGTGACGGAACTGGCGGCGCTGCTGGCTCTGAGTCCGGGCGATATCGCGCTGTTTGATAGCCGACGTGACCCATGGGAAACCCTGGAGCGCTGCCATGCCCCGCTACCGGAATGCGGTGCTGATTACACCGTCGCGCTGGCGTTGGCCATGAGCGAGGTCCCTGAGTGA
- the mrcA gene encoding peptidoglycan glycosyltransferase/peptidoglycan DD-transpeptidase MrcA has protein sequence MKFVKYLFILAVCCILLGAGSIYGLYKYIEPQLPDVATLRDVRLQIPMQVYSADGELMAQYGEKRRIPLTLNQIPPVMVKAFIATEDSRFYEHHGVDPVGIFRAASIALFSGHASQGASTITQQLARNFFLSPEKTLIRKIKEVFLAIRIEQLLSKDEILELYLNKIYLGYRAYGVGAAAQVYFGKPVEQLTLSEMATIAGLPKAPSTFNPLYSLDRATARRNVVLSRMLSEGYISQSEYDQARNDVIDANYHAPEIAFSAPYLTEMVRQEMVNRYGDKAYEDGYRVYTTVTRKVQQAAQEAVRNNVMDYDMRHGYRGPSNVLWKVGESAWDSKKITGTLKALPTYGPLLPAVVTQADPQEAVATLADGTSVSLRMDGIRWARPYRSDTLQGATPRKVTDAVQTGQQIWVRKVGEAWWLAQVPDVNSALVSINPQNGAVMALVGGFDFNQSKFNRATQALRQVGSNIKPFLYTAAMDKGLTLASILNDVPISRWDAGAGSDWQPKNSPAEYAGPIRLRQGLGQSKNVVMVRAMRAMGVDYAAEYLQRFGFPAQNIVRTESLALGSASFTPLQVARGYSVMANGGFLIDPYFISKIENDQGGVLFEAKPKIACPDCDIPVIYGNTPKSDVLENKDMEDVAVSQEQQNGVVPQPQLEQANQALVAQTGAQEYAPHVINTPLSFLIKSALNTNIFGEPGWQGTGWRAGRDLQRHDIGGKTGTTNSSKDAWFSGYGPGVVTSVWIGFDDHRRDLGRTTASGAIKDQISGYEGGAKSAQPAWDAYMKSVLEGVPEQPLTPPPGVVTVNIDRSTGQLANGGNSREEYFIEGTQPTTQAVHEVGTEIIDNGETHELF, from the coding sequence GTGAAGTTCGTAAAGTATTTATTCATCCTTGCAGTCTGTTGCATTCTGCTGGGAGCAGGCTCGATTTACGGTTTGTACAAATATATTGAGCCACAGCTACCTGATGTCGCCACGCTTCGCGATGTACGACTCCAGATCCCGATGCAAGTCTATAGCGCCGATGGCGAGTTGATGGCGCAGTATGGCGAGAAGCGCCGTATTCCGCTGACCTTAAACCAAATTCCACCTGTTATGGTGAAAGCCTTTATCGCCACTGAGGACAGCCGTTTTTACGAGCACCATGGTGTCGATCCGGTGGGAATTTTCCGTGCCGCAAGCATTGCGTTGTTCTCCGGTCATGCCTCTCAGGGGGCGAGTACCATTACGCAACAGCTGGCACGTAACTTCTTCCTCAGTCCGGAAAAGACGCTGATCCGTAAGATCAAAGAGGTCTTCCTTGCGATCCGTATCGAGCAGCTGTTGAGCAAAGACGAGATCCTTGAGCTGTACCTCAATAAAATCTATTTGGGCTACCGCGCCTATGGTGTAGGGGCTGCCGCACAGGTGTACTTCGGTAAACCAGTTGAGCAACTCACCTTAAGCGAAATGGCAACCATCGCGGGTCTGCCGAAAGCGCCTTCTACGTTTAACCCGCTCTACTCGCTCGATCGCGCCACCGCGCGTCGTAACGTCGTTCTGTCCCGTATGTTGAGTGAAGGCTATATCAGCCAGAGCGAGTACGACCAGGCGCGTAATGATGTCATTGATGCCAACTATCACGCCCCTGAGATCGCCTTCTCTGCCCCCTATCTGACCGAAATGGTTCGCCAGGAAATGGTGAATCGTTATGGTGATAAGGCCTACGAAGATGGTTATCGCGTTTACACTACTGTTACCCGCAAGGTTCAGCAGGCAGCACAGGAAGCGGTGCGTAATAACGTGATGGATTACGATATGCGTCACGGCTATCGCGGCCCGTCAAACGTGCTCTGGAAAGTGGGCGAAAGCGCGTGGGACAGCAAAAAAATCACCGGTACGCTGAAAGCGCTGCCAACCTATGGTCCGCTCCTTCCTGCCGTGGTCACTCAAGCCGATCCTCAGGAAGCCGTTGCGACGCTCGCGGACGGCACCTCAGTCTCCCTGCGTATGGATGGCATCCGTTGGGCGCGTCCGTACCGTTCAGATACCCTGCAAGGTGCAACGCCGCGTAAAGTGACCGATGCGGTACAAACCGGACAGCAAATCTGGGTGCGCAAGGTAGGTGAGGCCTGGTGGCTGGCGCAAGTTCCGGACGTTAACTCGGCTCTGGTCTCCATTAATCCTCAGAACGGAGCTGTAATGGCCCTGGTCGGTGGGTTCGATTTTAACCAGAGCAAATTTAACCGTGCTACCCAGGCACTGCGTCAGGTCGGTTCCAATATCAAGCCGTTCCTCTACACTGCCGCGATGGATAAGGGCCTGACCCTTGCCAGCATCCTTAACGACGTTCCCATCTCTCGCTGGGATGCCGGTGCCGGTTCCGACTGGCAGCCGAAGAACTCTCCGGCGGAATATGCCGGCCCTATTCGTCTTCGTCAGGGTCTGGGACAATCGAAAAACGTGGTAATGGTGCGTGCCATGCGCGCCATGGGCGTCGACTATGCTGCCGAGTATCTGCAACGCTTCGGTTTCCCGGCGCAGAACATCGTTCGCACCGAATCGCTGGCGTTAGGCTCAGCCTCCTTTACGCCGCTTCAGGTTGCACGCGGATACTCGGTAATGGCCAACGGTGGCTTCCTGATTGATCCGTATTTCATCAGTAAAATCGAGAACGATCAGGGCGGCGTACTGTTTGAAGCGAAGCCGAAAATTGCCTGTCCTGACTGCGATATTCCGGTCATTTACGGCAATACGCCGAAATCTGACGTGCTTGAGAACAAGGACATGGAAGACGTTGCCGTGTCTCAGGAGCAGCAGAACGGCGTAGTACCGCAGCCACAACTGGAACAGGCGAACCAGGCGCTGGTGGCGCAGACAGGTGCACAGGAGTATGCCCCGCATGTGATCAACACGCCGCTGTCGTTCCTGATCAAAAGCGCGCTGAATACTAACATCTTCGGTGAACCAGGCTGGCAAGGTACCGGCTGGCGTGCAGGACGTGATTTGCAGCGTCATGACATCGGCGGTAAGACAGGGACAACCAACAGCTCGAAAGATGCGTGGTTCTCCGGCTACGGGCCGGGTGTGGTGACCTCAGTCTGGATCGGTTTCGACGATCATCGTCGCGACTTAGGCCGTACAACGGCATCTGGTGCGATTAAAGATCAGATTTCCGGCTATGAAGGCGGTGCGAAAAGTGCGCAACCTGCCTGGGATGCCTATATGAAATCTGTTCTGGAAGGTGTTCCAGAGCAGCCGCTGACGCCACCGCCAGGCGTGGTGACAGTCAATATCGACCGCAGTACGGGCCAGCTCGCCAACGGCGGGAATAGTCGCGAAGAGTATTTCATCGAGGGCACGCAGCCAACCACACAGGCGGTGCATGAGGTGGGTACAGAGATTATTGATAACGGCGAAACGCACGAGCTGTTCTGA
- the nudE gene encoding ADP compounds hydrolase NudE produces the protein MSKPLQKPTILNVETVAKSRLFNVESVDLEFSNGVRRVYERMRPSSREAVMIVPIVDDHLILIREYAVGTESYELGFSKGLIDPGETVFEAANRELKEEVGFGANELSFLKKLSMAPSYFSSKMNIVVAEDLYPESLEGDEPEPLPQVRWPLAHLMDLLEDPDFNEARNVSALFLVREWLKGQGRL, from the coding sequence ATGAGCAAACCACTACAAAAACCCACCATTCTGAATGTTGAAACTGTCGCAAAATCGCGCCTGTTTAATGTCGAAAGCGTGGACCTGGAGTTCAGCAACGGTGTGCGTCGCGTTTATGAGCGTATGCGCCCCTCGTCGCGCGAAGCGGTGATGATTGTGCCGATTGTCGACGATCATCTGATTTTGATCCGCGAATACGCTGTGGGAACGGAGTCTTACGAGCTTGGGTTCTCGAAAGGGCTTATCGACCCGGGTGAAACCGTCTTTGAAGCGGCAAACCGCGAGCTGAAAGAAGAGGTGGGGTTTGGCGCGAATGAGCTGTCGTTCCTGAAAAAACTGAGTATGGCACCCTCTTATTTTTCCAGCAAAATGAATATTGTGGTAGCCGAAGATCTCTATCCAGAATCGCTGGAAGGAGACGAGCCGGAGCCGCTGCCGCAGGTTCGCTGGCCGTTAGCACACCTGATGGATTTGCTGGAAGACCCGGACTTTAACGAAGCGCGTAATGTGAGTGCACTGTTCCTGGTACGGGAGTGGTTGAAGGGGCAGGGGCGACTGTAG
- a CDS encoding intracellular growth attenuator family protein, which produces MSTILIVLAAMLAGALFAGWVYRRRIQRRYRLPFLNAFAGATTRKLTQDERDAVENYLETLNRSQLTPGPTGATAAPVSLKLNAQSDTVLCLTRSITRYGITTDDPNKWRYYLDSVEVHLPPSWEQYITDENSVELIHTDSLPLVISLNGHTLSEYLQEAPRFALERASSTQASIRGEESEQIELLNIRQETHEEYALSRPDGIREAILIVAAFLLFFCCLLTPDVFVPWLAGGAVLLLAAGLWGLFAPPAKTSLREIHCLRGTPKRWGLFGENDQEHLNNISLGIIDLIYPRHWQPWIAQDLGQKTDIDIYLDRHVVRQGRFLSLHDEVKNFPLQHWLRSTVIAGGAALVFVMLLFFVPLDMPIKFTLSWIKGAQTIEATSVNKLDEAGVRVGDTLRLKGTGMCNIHTPGAWNTRQNSPFMPFDCSQIIWNDAPPLPLPESEVVNKATALTQTVNRQLHPKPDDDSRVSPALRSAIQKSGMVLLDDFGDIVLKTKDLCSSQDECVRLKNALVNLGNSKDWDALVKRAEAGRLDGVNVLLRPVSAESLDNLVATSTAPFMMRETTRAAQALNSPAPGGFVIVSDEGSDLVDQPYPQVALYDYPAQEQWSQFQRLAQMLMQTPFSAEGIVTSIYTDANGTRHIVLHQMPDSAGLWRYIGTSLLMLAMLFSIFWNGFMALRRYQRSRTRLADIQQYYENCLNPKLLPSSESLI; this is translated from the coding sequence ATGAGCACCATTTTGATTGTTCTCGCTGCTATGCTGGCCGGCGCATTGTTTGCAGGATGGGTATACAGGCGTCGCATACAACGCCGTTACCGGTTGCCTTTTTTAAATGCGTTCGCTGGCGCAACGACGCGTAAACTCACGCAGGACGAACGCGATGCAGTTGAAAACTATCTCGAAACGCTGAACCGTTCTCAGTTAACCCCTGGGCCGACGGGAGCTACTGCTGCGCCAGTCTCACTTAAGCTTAATGCGCAAAGTGATACCGTGCTGTGCCTGACACGCTCCATCACGCGCTATGGCATCACCACCGATGATCCCAACAAATGGCGCTATTACCTTGATTCTGTCGAAGTGCATCTGCCCCCATCCTGGGAGCAATACATTACTGACGAAAACAGCGTTGAACTGATCCACACCGATTCATTACCTCTGGTCATCTCGCTTAACGGTCACACGCTAAGTGAATACCTTCAGGAAGCACCGCGCTTTGCGCTGGAGCGTGCAAGTTCAACCCAGGCTTCCATCCGTGGCGAAGAGTCAGAGCAGATCGAGCTGCTGAATATCCGCCAGGAGACGCATGAAGAATATGCCCTGAGCCGCCCGGATGGCATTCGTGAAGCCATCCTGATCGTTGCCGCTTTCCTGCTCTTTTTCTGCTGTCTGCTGACGCCGGATGTGTTTGTGCCCTGGCTGGCTGGCGGAGCGGTGTTACTGTTGGCTGCCGGGCTTTGGGGGCTTTTTGCCCCACCAGCAAAAACCTCGTTGCGTGAGATACACTGCCTGCGCGGTACGCCGAAGCGCTGGGGTCTGTTTGGTGAAAACGATCAGGAGCATCTCAACAATATCTCACTCGGCATTATCGACCTTATCTACCCGCGCCACTGGCAACCATGGATTGCGCAGGATTTAGGACAGAAAACCGATATTGATATCTACCTTGACCGCCACGTTGTGCGTCAGGGCCGATTTTTATCTCTGCATGATGAAGTGAAAAATTTCCCGCTCCAGCACTGGTTACGTAGCACGGTTATTGCCGGAGGCGCCGCGCTGGTCTTTGTCATGCTGCTGTTTTTCGTGCCGCTGGATATGCCCATCAAATTCACCCTTTCGTGGATCAAAGGGGCGCAAACCATCGAAGCGACCAGCGTCAACAAACTGGATGAAGCCGGTGTGCGCGTAGGAGACACGCTGCGCCTGAAGGGAACCGGGATGTGTAATATTCATACCCCAGGGGCGTGGAATACGCGCCAGAACTCACCGTTCATGCCGTTCGATTGCTCGCAAATCATCTGGAACGACGCGCCGCCGCTGCCGTTGCCGGAATCCGAAGTGGTGAATAAAGCTACCGCCCTCACTCAGACGGTCAACCGCCAGTTACATCCGAAGCCGGATGATGATTCGCGCGTCAGCCCTGCGCTGCGCTCAGCCATTCAGAAATCAGGCATGGTTCTGCTGGATGATTTTGGCGACATCGTTCTAAAAACGAAGGATTTATGCTCCTCGCAGGACGAGTGTGTGCGTCTCAAAAACGCCCTGGTAAACCTGGGGAACAGTAAAGACTGGGACGCGCTGGTGAAACGTGCCGAAGCGGGTCGGCTGGATGGCGTCAACGTGCTGCTGCGTCCGGTTAGCGCGGAATCGCTGGACAACCTGGTGGCCACTTCGACGGCACCGTTCATGATGCGCGAAACCACACGTGCGGCTCAGGCGCTGAACAGCCCGGCACCGGGTGGCTTTGTCATTGTCAGTGATGAAGGCAGCGACCTGGTCGATCAACCTTATCCGCAGGTTGCGCTTTATGATTACCCGGCACAAGAGCAGTGGAGCCAATTTCAGCGCCTGGCGCAGATGCTGATGCAAACGCCGTTCAGTGCCGAAGGGATCGTCACGAGTATTTATACTGATGCCAACGGTACCCGTCATATCGTTCTGCACCAGATGCCGGATAGCGCAGGTTTGTGGCGCTACATTGGTACCTCGCTGCTGATGCTAGCCATGCTGTTCTCCATCTTCTGGAACGGTTTTATGGCCCTGCGTCGCTACCAGCGTTCACGCACCCGGCTGGCTGACATCCAGCAATATTACGAAAATTGCCTCAATCCTAAGCTGCTCCCCTCCTCTGAGAGCCTGATCTGA
- the yrfG gene encoding GMP/IMP nucleotidase has protein sequence MHLDIAWQEVDTVLLDMDGTLLDLAFDNYFWQKLVPETYGEQQGISPAEAQAFIRSQYSAVQHTLNWYCLDYWSERLGLDICAMTTAQGPRAVLREDTVPFLDALKASGKRRILLTNAHPHNLAVKLEHTGLASHLDLLLSTHTFGYPKEDQRLWHAVKEETGLQPERTLFIDDSEPILDSAATFGIRYCLGVTNPDSGMAEKSYLRHPGLNDYRQMIPSLTVKETP, from the coding sequence ATGCATCTTGATATCGCCTGGCAGGAGGTTGATACCGTTCTGCTGGATATGGACGGCACACTGCTCGATCTCGCCTTTGATAACTATTTCTGGCAAAAGCTGGTTCCGGAAACCTATGGCGAACAGCAGGGGATCTCCCCGGCAGAAGCGCAGGCATTCATTCGTTCGCAATATAGCGCGGTGCAGCATACGCTAAACTGGTACTGTCTTGACTACTGGAGCGAACGCCTCGGTCTGGATATTTGTGCCATGACTACCGCTCAGGGTCCACGCGCCGTGCTGCGTGAAGATACTGTACCTTTTCTGGATGCGCTGAAAGCCAGCGGCAAGCGCCGTATTTTGCTGACCAATGCGCATCCTCATAATCTGGCGGTAAAGCTGGAACATACGGGTCTGGCTTCACACCTTGATTTATTACTTTCTACCCACACATTTGGTTATCCGAAAGAGGATCAGCGGTTGTGGCACGCGGTGAAGGAAGAGACAGGTTTGCAGCCTGAACGTACGCTGTTTATTGACGACAGCGAGCCCATTCTGGATTCCGCAGCCACCTTTGGCATTCGCTATTGTCTGGGGGTTACGAATCCTGACTCTGGCATGGCTGAAAAAAGCTATCTGCGCCATCCGGGGTTGAACGACTACCGCCAGATGATCCCCTCACTCACCGTGAAGGAGACGCCATGA
- the hslR gene encoding ribosome-associated heat shock protein Hsp15 produces the protein MKEKPSDGVRLDKWLWAARFYKTRALAREMVDGGKVHYNGQRSKPSKLVELNATLTLRQGNDERTVVIKAITEQRRPATEAVLLYEETAESIEKREKTALARKINALTMPHPDRRPDKKERRDLMKFKHGETE, from the coding sequence ATGAAAGAAAAACCCTCTGATGGGGTAAGACTGGATAAATGGCTGTGGGCAGCGCGTTTTTATAAAACACGCGCCCTTGCCCGCGAGATGGTTGACGGCGGAAAAGTGCATTACAACGGCCAGCGCAGCAAACCGAGCAAGCTGGTTGAGTTGAATGCCACCCTGACGCTGCGTCAGGGCAACGATGAACGAACGGTGGTGATTAAAGCCATTACCGAACAACGACGGCCCGCAACCGAAGCCGTACTGCTTTATGAAGAGACGGCTGAAAGCATTGAAAAGCGTGAGAAAACCGCACTGGCGCGCAAAATTAACGCGCTGACTATGCCACACCCGGACCGGCGGCCGGATAAAAAAGAGCGCCGCGATCTGATGAAATTTAAACACGGTGAGACTGAGTAA
- the hslO gene encoding Hsp33 family molecular chaperone HslO, whose product MAQHDQLHRYLFEQFAVRGELVTVSETWKQILENHNYPLPVKTLLGELLVATSLLTATLKFAGDITVQLQGDGPMTLAVINGNNQQQMRGVARVQGDVPENADLKTLVGNGYLVITISPEEGERYQGVVGLEGDTLAACLEDYFMRSEQLPTRLFIRTGEVDGQPAAGGMLLQVLPAQDAQTNDFEHLATLTETIKAEELFNLSATDVLWRLYHEEEVTVYDPQSVEFKCTCSRERCAGALKTLPDEEIDSIMAEDGEIDMHCDYCGTHYVFNSMDIAEIRNNASPADPQVH is encoded by the coding sequence ATGGCCCAACACGACCAATTACACCGCTATCTGTTTGAACAATTCGCCGTGCGCGGCGAGCTGGTCACCGTATCCGAAACCTGGAAACAGATTCTGGAAAACCACAACTACCCGCTGCCGGTGAAGACCCTGTTGGGCGAACTACTGGTTGCCACCAGCTTGCTGACGGCAACGCTGAAATTCGCGGGTGATATCACCGTGCAATTGCAGGGTGATGGCCCGATGACGCTGGCGGTGATCAACGGTAATAACCAGCAGCAGATGCGCGGCGTGGCACGCGTTCAGGGCGATGTACCTGAAAATGCAGATCTGAAAACGCTGGTGGGTAATGGCTACCTGGTGATCACCATCTCCCCTGAGGAAGGTGAACGCTATCAGGGCGTGGTCGGTCTGGAAGGCGATACGCTGGCGGCCTGCCTGGAAGATTACTTCATGCGTTCTGAACAGCTGCCAACCCGCCTGTTCATTCGCACCGGTGAAGTGGACGGCCAGCCTGCTGCGGGCGGTATGCTGCTGCAGGTTCTGCCGGCTCAGGACGCGCAGACCAATGATTTTGAACACCTGGCGACGCTGACTGAAACCATCAAAGCGGAAGAGCTGTTCAACCTGTCGGCGACCGACGTGCTGTGGCGTCTGTATCACGAAGAAGAAGTGACCGTTTACGACCCGCAGTCAGTGGAGTTTAAGTGCACCTGTTCACGTGAACGTTGTGCCGGCGCACTGAAGACGCTGCCGGATGAAGAGATCGACAGCATCATGGCGGAAGATGGCGAAATTGATATGCACTGTGACTACTGCGGTACGCACTATGTGTTCAATTCGATGGATATTGCTGAGATCCGCAATAACGCCTCCCCGGCAGACCCACAGGTTCACTAA